In Citrus sinensis cultivar Valencia sweet orange chromosome 4, DVS_A1.0, whole genome shotgun sequence, one DNA window encodes the following:
- the LOC102628448 gene encoding RNA polymerase II C-terminal domain phosphatase-like 3 — translation MGKDVEEGEISDTASVEEISEEDFKIKQEEVVKVVKETKPIKVGGGEAAARVWTMRDLYNKYPAICRGYGPGLHNLAWAQAVQNKPLNEIFVMEAEQDDVSKRSSPASSVASVNSGAAAGKDDKKVVEKVVIDDSGDEIEKEEGELEEGEIELDLESESNEKVSEQVKEEMKLINVESIREALESVLRGDISFEGVCSKLEFTLESLRELVNENNVPTKDALIQLAFSAVQSVHSVFCSMNHVLKEQNKEILSRLLSVIKSHEPPLFSSNQIKEMEAMLSSLVTRANDKEKDMLAMHGVNGKDSNIVTENAVNDLNFKEKVPLPVDSLMQNKPLEASKPGPPGYRSRGVLLPLLDPHKVHDVDSLPSPTRETTPSVPVQRALVVGDGVVKSWAAAAKLSHNAEVHKTPHYETDALRAFSSYQQKFGRNSFFMNSELPSPTPSEESGDGDGDTGGEISSATAVDQPKPVNMPTLGQQPVSSQPMDISQPMDISSVQALTTANNSAPASSGYNPVVKPNPVVKAPIKSRDPRLRFASSNALNLNHQPAPILHNAPKVEPVGRVMSSRKQKTVEEPVLDGPALKRQRNGFENSGVVRDEKNIYGSGGWLEDTDMFEPQIMNRNLLVDSAESNSRKLDNGATSPITSGTPNVVVSGNEPAPATTPSTTVSLPALLKDIAVNPTMLLNILKMGQQQKLAADAQQKSNDSSMNTMHPPIPSSIPPVSVTCSIPSGILSKPMDELGKVRMKPRDPRRVLHGNALQRSGSLGPEFKTDGPSAPCTQGSKENLNFQKQLGAPEAKPVLSQSVLQPDITQQFTKNLKHIADFMSVSQPLTSEPMVSQNSPIQPGQIKSGADMKAVVTNHDDKQTGTGSGPEAGPVGAHPQSAWGDVEHLFEGYDDQQKAAIQKERTRRLEEQKKMFSARKLCLVLDLDHTLLNSAKFHEVDPVHDEILRKKEEQDREKPHRHLFRFPHMGMWTKLRPGIWTFLERASKLFEMHLYTMGNKLYATEMAKVLDPKGVLFAGRVISRGDDGDPFDGDERVPKSKDLEGVLGMESAVVIIDDSVRVWPHNKLNLIVVERYTYFPCSRRQFGLLGPSLLEIDHDERSEDGTLASSLGVIERLHKIFFSHQSLDDVDVRNILAAEQRKILAGCRIVFSRVFPVGEANPHLHPLWQTAEQFGAVCTKHIDDQVTHVVANSLGTDKVNWALSTGRFVVHPGWVEASALLYRRANEQDFAIKP, via the exons ATGGGAAAGGATGTAGAGGAAGGTGAAATTTCTGATACGGCGTCGGTTGAGGAGATCAGCGAAgaggattttaaaattaaacaagaagaAGTTGTTAAGGTTGTTAAAGAAACGAAACCGATTAAAGTTGGTGGTGGTGAGGCAGCAGCTAGGGTTTGGACGATGCGAGATCTGTATAATAAATATCCGGCCATTTGTCGCGGATACGGCCCGGGTTTGCATAATCTTGCTTGGGCGCAAGCGGTGCAGAATAAACCTCTGAATGAGATTTTTGTTATGGAGGCTGAACAGGATGACGTGTCCAAGCGATCATCACCAGCATCATCCGTGGCATCTGTTAATAGCGGTGCTGCTGCTGGTAAAGATGATAAGAAGGTAGTGGAGAAAGTTGTGATTGATGACAGTGGCGATGAGATTGAGAAAGAGGAAGGTGAGTTGGAGGAAGGCGagattgaattggatttggAATCCGAGTCCAATGAAAAAGTTAGTGAACAAGtgaaagaagaaatgaaattgATTAATGTGGAATCGATTCGGGAAGCATTGGAGAGTGTGTTGCGTGGGGATAT ATCATTTGAAGGAGTTTGTTCAAAACTTGAGTTCACTTTGGAGAGCTTGCGGGAATTGgtgaatgaaaataatgttCCCACAAAGGATGCTCTCATTCAACTTGCATTTTCAGCAGTTCAGTCGGTCCATTCT GTATTCTGCTCCATGAAtcatgttttgaaagagcagaataaagaaattttgtcaag GTTACTTTCTGTTATAAAGAGCCATGAGCCTCCTCTTTTTTCCTCTAACCAGATAAAAGAG ATGGAAGCCATGTTATCCTCTCTGGTTACCAGAGCCAATGATAAAGAGAAAGACATGCTGGCCATGCACGGGGTGAATGGAAAGGATTCAAATATTGTTACTGAAAATGCtgttaatgatttaaattttaaagagaaGGTTCCTTTACCTGTTGATTCTTTGATGCAAAATAAGCCATTGGAAGCGTCGAAACCAGGTCCACCTGGTTATAGAAGTAGAGGAGTTTTGCTTCCATTGCTTGACCCTCACAAGGTCCATGACGTGGACAGCCTTCCATCACCCACACGGGAAACAACACCTTCCGTACCTGTGCAGAGAGCATTGGTTGTTGGAGATGGTGTGGTTAAATCATGGGCAGCAGCAGCAAAGTTGTCTCATAACGCCGAAGTTCATAAAACTCCTCATTATGAAACTGATGCCCTCAGAGCTTTTTCTTCCTATCAACAAAAATTTGGTcgtaattctttttttatgaataGTGAACTCCCAAGTCCAACCCCTTCTGAAGAGTCTGGTGATGGGGATGGTGACACTGGTGGGGAGATTTCCAGCGCTACCGCCGTTGATCAACCAAAACCTGTAAATATGCCAACTTTGGGACAACAACCTGTTTCTTCTCAACCCATGGATATTTCCCAACCAATGGATATTTCCAGTGTGCAAGCATTGACTACTGCTAACAATTCTGCACCTGCTAGTTCTGGGTATAATCCAGTAGTGAAACCTAATCCAGTAGTGAAAGCACCGATAAAAAGTAGAGACCCTAGGCTTCGGTTTGCCAGTTCTAATGCTTTGAATCTCAACCACCAGCCAGCACCCATTTTGCATAATGCACCAAAAGTGGAACCTGTTGGCCGAGTAATGAGTTCAAGAAAGCAAAAAACTGTGGAGGAACCTGTTTTGGATGGCCCTGCACTGAAAAGGCAAAGGAATGGATTCGAGAATTCAGGGGTTGTCAGagatgagaaaaatatatatgggAGTGGTGGCTGGTTGGAGGACACTGATATGTTTGAACCTCAGATTATGAACAGAAATCTGTTAGTAGACTCTGCTGAATCCAATTCTAGGAAATTGGATAATGGAGCTACCAGTCCAATTACTAGTGGTACACCCAATGTGGTGGTTAGTGGAAATGAGCCAGCACCAGCGACAACTCCCAGTACCACAGTTTCATTGCCTGCTTTACTGAAAGATATTGCAGTGAATCCAACCATGTTGCTAAATATACTTAAGATGGGACAACAACAGAAATTGGCAGCAGATGCCCAACAGAAGTCTAATGATTCTTCAATGAACACGATGCACCCTCCCATTCCGAGTTCAATTCCCCCTGTAAGTGTTACATGCTCGATACCATCAGGGATTTTGTCAAAACCAATG GATGAGTTGGGAAAAGTCCGCATGAAACCCCGTGACCCTCGACGAGTTCTCCATGGAAATGCTCTTCAAAGGAGTGGGAGCTTGGGACCTGAGTTCAAAACAGATGGACCTTCTGCTCCATGTACCCAGGGaagtaaagaaaatttgaatttccaaAAGCAACTTGGTGCACCCGAAGCAAAGCCAGTGCTTTCTCAATCAGTTCTGCAACCAGATATTACCCAGCAATTCACCAAGAATTTGAAACATATTGCTGACTTCATGTCTGTTTCCCAACCATTAACTAGTGAACCTATGGTTTCTCAGAATTCTCCAATTCAACCTGGACAGATTAAATCAGGAGCAGACATGAAAGCTGTAGTTACAAATCATGATGACAAGCAGACTGGAACTGGTTCAGGTCCTGAAGCAGGTCCAGTTGGTGCTCATCCCCAGAGCGCTTGGGGAGATGTTGAGCATCTTTTTGAAGGATATGATGACCAGCAAAAGGCTGCTATTCAAAAAGAGAGGACAAGAAGATTAGAAGAGCAGAAGAAAATGTTTTCTGCACGCAAGCTCTGCCTTGTCTTGGATCTTGATCACACGCTTCTGAATTCAGCTAAG TTTCATGAAGTAGATCCGGTGCATGATGAGAtattgagaaagaaagaggagCAGGATCGCGAAAAACCACATAGACACTTGTTCCGCTTTCCCCATATGGGAATGTGGACTAAATTGAGGCCAGGGATCTGGACTTTTTTGGAGAGAGCTAGTAAGCTATTTGAGATGCATCTTTACACAATGGGGAACAAGCTTTATGCTACAGAGATGGCAAAGGTTCTTGATCCTAAAGGGGTATTGTTTGCTGGACGAGTTATCTCCAGGGGTGATGATGGAGATCCCTTTGACGGTGATGAGAGGGTTCCAAAGAGTAAGGATCTGGAAGGAGTTCTGGGTATGGAATCAGCTGTTGTGATTATAGATGATTCTGTTAGGGTATGGCCACATAACAAACTGAACTTGATAGTTGTAGAAAG GTACACTTATTTTCCTTGTAGTAGGCGGCAGTTTGGACTTCTAGGTCCTTCTCTTCTTGAGATTGACCATGATGAGAGATCAGAAGATGGGACTTTGGCATCATCTTTGGGG GTTATTGAGAGAttacacaaaatatttttctcccaTCAATCTTTAGATGATGTGGATGTTAGAAATATCTTAGCTGCTGAGCAAAGAAAGATTTTGGCTGGTTGTCGTATAGTATTTAGTCGGGTGTTTCCAGTTGGTGAAGCCAATCCTCATCTACATCCATTGTGGCAGACAGCTGAACAGTTCGGTGCTGTATGCACAAAACATATAGACGATCAGGTTACTCATGTAGTTGCCAATTCCCTTGGTACTGATAAG GTGAATTGGGCTCTGTCCACGGGAAGATTTGTTGTCCATCCTGGCTG GGTGGAAGCGTCGGCTTTGCTTTATCGGAGGGCAAATGAACAAGATTTtgcaattaaaccataa